CCGGGCGATGATCGAGTCGGCCCGTGCGCGTGGCGATGAGGCACCGACGGCTGCGCAGGCGTTTCATGCGATCACTGCGGGCAGCGCTGCGGCGCTGGGATGGCATGGTTGCGGAACACTCACGACCGGGGTCGACGCGGATGTGGTTGTGGTCCGTCCAGATCGCGCGTGGTTGACGAGTCCCGACCCGCTGGGCACGCTGCTTTACAGTTGGGATGATCGATGGATCCGTTCTGTGCTGGTAGCGGGTAGGGTCATGTTCACAGCGTGAAGCGCTTGCGCAGCGGGGCCGGTTCTGCTCATTCAACTGGGCATGCCGGCTGCGCGGGCCTGACGGCTGATCGCGATGAGTTGCTTCATCGCCGTGCGCAGGTCCATGGCGCTGTGCCCGCGACCGAAGGCATCGTGCAGGGCCGAGTACACCGCGAAGAGTTCGTCGTACACGCGCGTTGCGGCGGGGTTGGGTACCAGCACGCGGCTGGGCGGGCGTGTCATGGCGGCGATGGCGGCAGGCATGTCGGGGTGAGCACCCGCGGCGACGGCGGCGCAGATCGCTCCGCCCAGCGCACAGGCCTGTGAAGACTCGGCCACATGCATCGGGCGTCCGATGGCGTCGGCGTAGATCTGCATGGCCAGCGGGTTCTTCTCGGCGATGCCGCCGCAGACGATGATGGTGTCGAGCGCTGTGCCCTGCTCGGCCAGACGGTCGATGATGGTGCGCGCGCCAAAGGCGGTGGCCTCGATCAGGGCACGGTAGATCTCGGCCGCGGTGGTGTGCAGGGTCTGGCCGATCAGCACTCCGCTCAAAAGCGGATCGACCAGCACGCACCGATTCCCGTTGTTCCAGTCGAGGGCGACCAGCCCGCTTGCGCCGGGGGCCAGACGTGCAGCCTCGCGCGTGAGCTCCTCATGCGTCCGGGCGATCGCAGCAGCGTCGCTCCCGCTGCGCGCGACGTGGCGCACGAACCAGTCGAAGAGATCACCAACCGCGCTCTGTCCAGCTTCGATCCCGAGGCAGCCGGGCACAACCGACCCATCGACAACGCCGCACACGCCAGGAATGTCGAGCGACGATCCCGCTTCGGCGATGAGGATGTCGCAGGTGCTTGTGCCCATGATCTTGACCATGCTGCCCGCGCGCACGCCCGAGCCGATTGCTCCCAGGTGTGCGTCGATACCTCCAGCCGCAATGACGACGCGCGGCGAAAGCCCGCAACGGGCCGCGAGTGGGGCGGTCAGCGTGCCAATAGGCGTTGTGCTCGTCACCGCCGGCACCGCGCACGACTCACGCACGCCCGCGAGGGCCGGGTGCAGGCGTTCGAGCACGGCAACGGGCGGATAGCCGCCCAGATCCGCCGCGTAGAGCGCCTTGTGTCCGGCGGCGCACACGTTGCGGGGCATCGTGGCCGCGTCGCTCAGACCCGCGAGCACCGCCGGGATGTAGTCGCTCTGTTCGACCCAGGTTGCAGCCGCGCGCGCCACGCGCTGGTTCGTGCGCGCGACACGCAGGATCTTGGACCAGAACCACTCGCTCGAGTACGTCATGCCGCAGCGGGCCAGATGAGCGGGGGCGCTTCGCGTCAGTTCGGCGGTGATCTGGACCGCCTCGGCATGGGCGGTGTGATCCTTCCACAGGTGTGCCAGCGCGTCAGGATCGCCCGCAAAAGCCGCGTCCAGCGCCAGCGGCCGCAGGGCAGCGTCCACCGGGATCGGGGTCGAGGCGGTGGCATCGACGCCGATGCCCACGATGCTGGCGATGTCGATCGAGGCCGCGGCCTTGCACGCGACCTGCCCGAGCAGAGCGTCGATCGCGGCCAGATAGTCGCCCGGGTGCTGGCGCGCCAGGTTCGCATCGGTTGCGCTGGTGATGACTCCTGCCGTGCCGCTCGGGTAGTCGAAGGTGGCCGACGCGATGATCGCGCCATCGCTGATGCGGGCCACGATGGCCCGGGCGCTGGAAGTGCCAAAGTCCAGCCCGATCACGCAAGGCCCGCTCACTTACGGCTCCTCGGCGCTGGGGCGCTCGACCCATTGCTCATCCGTGTGCCTGACGATCAGCCCGGTCTGCATGTAGATCACCTGTTCGGCGATGTTGGTGCAGTGGTCTGCGATGAACATGCAGTGGCTGACGAGTTCCTGCAAGTTGAAGGCGGCATCGACGCTCATGGCCCCTGCGGCCACGCGCTGTTCGGCCGTGCGCAGGATCCGGGCCTTGAAACCCTCGACCACATGCTCGCTGGCCAGCACCACCCGCGCCACATCCGCGTCCTGGCGTGCAAAGGCCCGCATCGCGTCGCGCATGAGTCCGACCACGCTGTTGGTCATCACGCGCGTCGTCGCGGGCAGGTCGCGCTGGCCCGCATCGGCGACCGCCGCCAATGCGGCAATTTCGCCCCCGGCGTCGGCGATCCGCTCGACTTCGTTGTTGACTTTGACCACGGTCAGCAGCTGGCGGATCGTCGCGGGCGCGACGGTGATGCAGGTTGCCGCGGCCGCGGTGAGCAGTTCGACGGCGTGCTGCTCAATCTCGACATCGATCCGGTCGATCTCGTCATCGGCGGTCATGGCCGCTCTGGCGGCCTGTGCATCACAGGCGTAAAACGCCACCAGCGCGTCTTCGACCAGCCCCAGCGCCAACTGGCCCATCGCGCTCAGACGCCGGTGCAGCGTTTCGATGCCGTCCGCAAACTCTTCCCTGGTCAGATCGGGAGCCATATCTGCAAAGGATACACGCCCTGCATCGCCCGTGCGGGCAGTTCGGCTCGGCGACCGCGCTATCCTTGCGTGAACCGACGAAACCAGCACACTTTGCTCAGGAGAAACCCCGATGTTCGACATCGACCTTGTCTTCGCCCGCCAGATTCTCGACAGCCGGGGCAACCCCACTGTCGAAGTTGAAGTTGCTCTCGATGGAGGCGTCATCGCCCGCGCGGCCGTGCCCAGCGGCGCCAGCACCGGCGAGCACGAGGCTGTCGAACTCCGCGATGGCGGCGAAGCTTGGATGGGAAAAGGCGTCACGCAGGCGGTCGACAACGTGATCGAACGCATTGCTCCGGCGATCGAGGGTCTTGATGCCCGCGATCAGGAAGGGATCGACGCGGCGATGCTCGAACTCGACGCGACGACCAACAAAAGCAGCCTCGGGGCAAACGCTATTCTCGGCGTCTCAATGGCGGTGGCAAAGGCCGCGGCCGAGGCATCGGGCCTTCCGCTCTACCGCTATCTGGGCGGCACCAGCGCCCGCACGCTCCCCGTGCCGATGATGAACATCCTCAACGGCGGCGCGCACGCCGACAACACCGTCGATTTTCAGGAGTTCATGATTCAGCCGATCGGCTTCGAGACCTTCGGCGAAGGGATGCGGGCGGGCGTCGAGATCTACCACACGCTCAAAACAGTGCTCAAGAAACGCAAACTCTCGACGGCCGTCGGTGACGAGGGCGGCTTTGCCCCCAACCTGGCCACCAATGAGGACGCACTTCGGATCATCGAAGAAGCGGTCGCCAAGGCCGGCTACAAGTGGGGCGAGGAGATCTTCGTGGCGCTCGACCCGGCCATGAGCGAATGCTACAACCACGCGGCCGAGGCGGGCAAGAGCGGCTACAAAATGTTCAAGTCTTCCGGAGAGATCCTGTCCACCGACGACATCATCAGCCTGTGGGCCGACTGGTGCGACAAGTATCCGATCGCGTCAATCGAGGACGGCCTGGCCGAGAACGACTGGGAAGGATGGGCCAAACTCACCGCGCGGCTCGGCGACCGGATTCAGCTCGTCGGCGATGATCTGTTCGTGACCAACCGCATGTTCGTCGAGCGCGGCGTGGTTGAAGCGTGTGCCAACGCGGTTCTTGTCAAGGTCAACCAGATCGGCACGCTGAGCGAGACCTTCGAGACGGTGAACTTCGCCACCCGCCACGGCTACGCGTGTGTGCTCAGCCACCGCTCGGGCGAGACCGAGGACAGCACCATCGCCGATATCGCGGTGGCGACCAACTGCGGGCAAATTAAGACGGGTGCTCCGTGCCGCAGCGACCGGAATGCCAAGTACAACCAGCTGATCCGCATCGCCGAGGAGTTGGGCGAGAGTGCGGTGTACGGGGTCTGAGCCGGGTCGGGCGGTGCGGCATTGACCACCAGTTCTTCGTGAGCGCAGCTGGCCTCCGGCGGGTACCGAACTGTCGGACAAAATGCGCACCGTGCAGGTTGGGGCACTTGCCGCAATATCTTGGTCGCAAGGCACTTGCCCGCGGCCGCCTCGCCTTAGGGGCAGCCCTCGCTGAAGGCTGCAAGGAATGCCTGCACGTCAAAGAAGTTGAAGAACCCGTCAGCCGTGAAATCGGCCCGGGCATCTTGAGCCGCAAACAGGCTCAGGAACAACTGCACATCAAAGAAGTCGAGCACTCCGTCGGCGTTGAGGTCCGCCGGACACTCGGGCGGCGGGGGCGGCGGACCGCCAGGCCCAAAGCGGAAGGCTCGCCACTGGCCTTGCGCGTTCTGAGCGTTGCCCACGATGTACTGGCCGTTCGTCGAGATGCCCGTGGCCTCGGCCTCGTTGCCGCCCAGCGTCCCGATGTCCACCATGCCCGCGATCGCGTCCCAGCGGAAAGCCCGCTTGCGGTTCTGGCTGTCGCGCGACCAGCCGACGATCACGGATCCATCGGCCGAGATGCCCGTCGCGGCCGAACTGGTCCCGCCCAGCGTGCCCAGCGCGAGCATTCCATGCTCGGCCGTCCAGCGAAAGGCGAGCAGGTTCTGGTTCGCATCGCCCGCCATGCCCGCGACCACCGTGCCGTCGGCACTCACAGCCTGTGCCGAGCCGATCTGCCCGCCGAAACTGGGCAGGATCGTGACTCCGGTCGGTTGCGACCAGACAAAGGGGCGGTATGAACTGGCACCCGTGCGGATGATGCCGACAACCACCGACCCGTCGGCGTTGACGCCGTAGCCCTCGCTGTCGGCATTGCCGGTGAGATTCTCAGGAAGTCCGTTGCCAACCCAGCGGGCCGCCTTCCGCCAGCCGCCGGGCACTTCGGCCCAGCCGACCGTCACCAGCCCATCGTCACTGACGGCAAACGCCTCGGACCGGACCCCGTCCAGCGGAGCCAGTTCGACCATCGGGCCTGGAGCAACCCATCGAAACGCCCGCCAGCGGTTGTCTGCGTTGTACGACTGCCCGACCACCACATCGCCCAGTGCCGACACCCCGCGCCCGAAGGAACTCACTCCGCCAAGGGTGCCCAGATTCTCGATTGTGCCCGGCGCCGTCCAGCGCACAGCCCGCCACTGGTTCTGCTCGGTGTACTGCTGGCCAACGACGATGCCGCCCAGAATCGAAGCGTCCGAGGCCGAGTGCAGACCCAGGTCGAGCATCAGGGCCCGCTCATCCTGCGCCGCGACTGCGGGCACAAGCAGCCCGAACGTCGACGCCGCAATGACCCAGGCGACGCTTCGCCGCTTGCCACACTGCACCATGAGCATCTTTCCCTACCCCCCGGCGACGGACGCCGCTGCGGGTCAATTTGCCGACTTCGCTGCGACCGCGGGAGGCAGCATAGAGGCCTCAAGTTCGCATTGCAAGGGAATTTACGCTGTCGTTCCGGGTATTTACGTCGGCGGGAGATGGGAAAAATGGGTGGAATTTTGTAGAGAATCAACCGAATTAGCGAAACTCGTAGGGAGAATTGCTGGTAGACTCCATACGATGGACCCGCCCGATCACACGGCTGACACTTTACCCTCACCCGCTGGGTTTATGACCGACGCGGCCGCGGCAGTCCGGAGCCTAGCTGAACAGTTACACACCATCGCGGTGGCGCAGTTCGCCTTGGAACGAGCAGGCCACACCCTGCAACCAACAGCCCTGGTGTCCGAAGCCTGGCTGCGACTGATGCGTACTCCGGGAGCCGAGTATCGCACCGAGGCCGAGTTTCGGTCTCTGGCGGCGACGGTGGTGCGGAACATATTGGTGGATCACGCCCGCTCGCGACGTGCGACTCGACGAGGCGGAGGGATGGTGCGCGTGCCGGCGGAACTCGATGAGATTCCCCAGTTCGATTCCCCGAGAGAAATCGAAGCCCTGCACGAGGCACTTGAGCGACTCGCGGCCAGGAAGCCGGACCTGGCCCGCATCGTGGAACTCAAGTTTTTCGGCGGCCTGAGCGCGGCCCAGATCGCAGTGCAGATGGGCATGACCGAGCGGAACGTGCGCAAGGACTGGACGCTGGCGCGCGTGCTGTTGCGGCGACTGATGGGCGCGGCGGGCGTCGGACCCGACGAGACACACACCCAGAGCGCATAGCAGGAGACGGATCAGGCGATGCGGCCACAGGCAGACGACAGGTTGGGCCAGCCCCACGCGACCGAGGAGAGCGGCGATGCCGTGGCCGCGAATAGTCCCGAAATCGAAGAACTCGTGTGCACCGATCGCGTCTGCACCATCTTCGGGCAGGTCTTCGAAGCCCCGCCCGCCGATCGCGCCCGGCTGCTCGACGAACTGTCCTGCGGCGACGCGGTGCTCCAGGCCCAGGTCAAGAGCCTGCTCGACGAAGCCGAAGTGATCGACCGCGAGGGGTTTCTCGATGCGCGCACGGGAACATGGGTCAGCAGAGTTTTGTCTGGCGATGAGCCCGAGCCAAATCCGCCTATGCCCGAGGTCATCGGGCAGTACGCGATCACGGGCGTGCTGGGACAAGGAGGCACGGGCATCGTCTATCGCGGGCGCTCACCCGCTCCGCTCGAGCGCGACGTGGCGATCAAGGTGATGCGATCTGCCGGTTCGCCGCGCGACGCCCGGCGTTTCATGCGCGAGGTGAGCGTGATGGCGTCGATGAGTCACCCCGCGGTGGCACAGGTGTACGACAGCGGACGACTGAGCGACGGGAGATGGTGGGCCGCCTGCGCTCTGGTCGAGGGCAAGCTCATCACGACGGCGGCACTCGAAGGCAGGCTCGACTGGAGCCGGCGCGTGGATCTCGTGCGGCAGGCGGCCGAAGGCGTGCATCACGCCCATCAGCGAGGAATCATACATCGCGACCTCAAGCCCTCGAACATCCTGGTGTCGAGTGACGATCACGGCCGGTCGCGGGCCACCGTCATCGACTTCGGCGTGGCCAGACTGGTCGGGGCGGGCAGCGCCAGGAGCGAACTGACCGAAGCGGGACTGGTGGTCGGGACGCTGGGGTACATGTCGCCCGAACAGATCGACGATCAGGATGTAGACGCGCGCTCGGACGTGTATGCACTGGGGCTGGTGCTCTCTGAAGTACTGACCGGCGCCCCCGCGCGGGCCCGCACGAGTCTGCGCCAGATGGCCAAGGCGGCAGCAGCGCCGGTGGACGTGCGACTCAGAGCCTGCGGCGGACGCGAGCACGATCTCGAAGCCATCATGGCACGCGCGACAGACCCGGATCCGGCCCGCCGCTATGCCTCGGCCCAGCACATGGCCGACGATCTCGAACGCGTCCTGACCGGCATGCCGGTGACGGCACGCAAGAACAACGCAGCCTATCACGCGCAGTTGCTGGCCCGGCGCCATCCGATGGCGTCGTTGGTGTCGCTGGCGTGCGCCGCATTGCTGGTGATACTGGTGATCAACATCGTGGCCTCGCGGAGCCGACTGGCGCGCGAGGTGCAGGACCAGCGCGAACTGATCGCCTCGCTCATCGTCGAGACGCTCGACCGCCTGAGCGTGCTCAGCGGGACAGCCGAATCGAGGGCAGCCATGGTCGAACTGCTCATGGAACGCGTCCAGAGGCTGCTGCCAGCGGATCCGGACAACCATGATCTGCAGGCCGCTCTGGCACGCTTGCTGCGCGAGCGCGGAGACTTGCGCTACCTCGACGGTGATCTGGCAGATGCGATGGGCGAGTTTGGTCGCTCGATGGCGCTCTACGAGGCTCTCCACCGCCGTGACCCGCGCAACATCGAACTCGGGCGACGCTACGCCGAATCGGTGGTACGCATGGGCGACATGCAGCGGGTGCTGTTTGAAGGCCAGGAGTATCTGGCGACCTACGACGCGGCGATGCTCATTCAGAGGCAACTGCTGGAGATGGATCCATCGCACATAGGAGTGCGCGATGATCTGTGCTGGAGTTACGAACGGCTCAGGCTGCGGTACGAACAGCCCGAGCACTGGGCCGAGATGGAAGCCTGGCTCATCGAGCGACTCCATCTGGCCGAGGCATTGTTCAACGATTCACCCGGTCGGATTCTGAGCAAGTACAATCTTTCGTCGGCACACTACCGTTTGGCCAACCACTACCGACAGACCAGGGACTTTGCGGCATGCGCGATGCATACCAGAGCAGCAATGGAGTTGGCCGACCAACTCGTTCATCTGCAGCCCGATCGCTCGGCCTTCGTCGAGCATCTGGTGCTTGTCGGGCGCAATCAACTCCGGCTTGACACGACTGCCAACCGGACTGATCAGGCCAGGTTCCAGCTTGACGACATGCTTGAACGAACGCGCCAGCACAGTCGTCTTCAGCCTGGAAACGCCTTTGCCGAAGGCCTGCTCGCCTTCACGCTGAGCCTTGGTGCGGATATGGCACTGCAGTGGGGCGATACATCGCGTGCTCATTTGTTGGCCAGCGAGTGTCTGGAGGTGCTGGCGGGGCTAGACGCGAGAGGAATCAATACGGTCGAGAATGCCGTGTCGGCGCGGTCGATGATTCGCAAAACGCTGACTCACCTCGCCGAAGCGAGTAAGAACTAGTCGCGTGGGAGTAATGCAGGTTCGATACGACGTGCGGTACCCGCCGGGCCGCGCCAGCCGAGCGTGAAGCTTCAAGTCACAAAGCCGCTCCGCCGTCACTGGGGGGCGACGGAGCAGTGGGGTGGCCAGTTGCATGTATCAGGGGCAACCGGCGTTGAACATGTCCAGGAAGCGGGCGACATCAAAGAAGTCGAACAGGCCGTCGCCGTTGGTGTCGGCTGCGGGCAGCTGGGCCGAGAAGAGATTGAGAAACAACGCGACATCGAAGAAGTTCAGATCGCCCGAGATGTCGTAATCGGCCGGACACGAGACAAGACCCTGCGCGGGCGCGATGCCGCGCACCGGAACCATGAGATCAAACGTGCGAAGGATCTGGCCGGTGCCTGCGTGCATCTCGTGGACGAGCCCGTCACTGCCGCCGACGTACAGCAGCCCGCGATGAGCCAGGATCGCTGCAGCGTCGTTGGGCACAGGGAACGTCGCAGTGTAACTGACCCCGCCGACGAACTTGTCAAAGGTGTAGACGGTGCCGGCGTCCTCGCTGAAGAACGTCGTGCCCGCCAGATACATGCGCTGGGGCCCGAAGGCCATGGCGTTGATCATCGAACCGCACGCGGCAAAGAACTGGAAGTCGTTCATGCCCACCGGCGACCGCAGGGCCAGCGAGTTTTGTCCACCGACGAACAGGCCCCCGGCGTCGATGCCGATCGCGCTGATGTCGCCGGTCGGGACAGATCGCGTCTCGATGACAGAGTGATCGGCCGGGTCGATCGTGATGATCGTGCTGCCCGTGTTGGCGATGAGCAGTTGTGCGCCGGTCCACGCCATGGCGTGCGCCTGGCCCGGAATCGTGAACGTGCCGGTGACCTGGTTGGTCGCCAGATCAAAGACATACACGTCGTCGAGCAGCCCGCCGAGATAGAGGGTGCCGTCGGCCACCGCCATCGACTGCACCGCGCCGGTGCAGACGCCGCGATGCCCGACAACACCGGTGTCCAGATCGATGGTTTGAACAAGTCCTGACAGGCCGGTGACAATGAGTTCTTCGGCCGATGCCCCGGTGGCCAGACCGCTGATCGCGAGCAGGCCGAGTGTAATGCGCTTCATGAAACGTCTCCTGTGGATGATGCTGCTTGAAGTCGCCGCGAAGCACGTTGCTCGCTCGACACCAACATCTTCGCCTGTGAACAGGAATCACAGGCACCACTCTTTGGTGGGGTCGCTGTGGCACGCTGGCTGGGGGGAGCGACGCGATCAGAGATGTTCGGTGTTCAGCGCGGGCCGGGCGCGGCCGATGAAACGGCTGAGCAGTTCGCCACGACTCGATACACCAAAGTGCCGGTGCAGGGCCAGCACATGGTCATGGACGGTCGCGCGACTCAGATCGAGCTCGTAGGCGATCTGTTTCTCGGCGTCGCCGCGCAGCAACCGGGACAGAACCTGCCTTTGGCGCTGGGTGAGTGTGGCAAGTCGCGGCTCATCGGCTCTGGCAAGAAAGGATCCGAACGCACGCCCGACCTCGTCATGCACCAGCCCGATGATGGCGCGGTCGCGCGGCGTGAACCCGACATCGCCGACCTCGCGGTGGATCCAGATCGAGACGGACCTTCCGGGAATGTCGGTCGCGCGCACGCTCATGACATAGTCGTCGATGCCGCACGCCCGATGGACCTCGTTGAAGGTCCGCGAGCGATACCACGACGTGCGGCCCCAGATCTCGTCACGCGAGAGTGTCAGCCCCTGGCCGGTGAACCGGTTGATATACGGATACTCGGGCGTGTGTTCAACGGGCACGGACTGCGAGTACTCACGCCATCGGGATTCGGACTGCTGGTCTGCCCAGCCGATGCGGTGCGTCGCAAGCGAGCGCATGGGACCATCGGCCGCTGGCCCGAGATTCACCAGTTCGGCCATGATGATCACACGCGCCCCGACCAGCGTCCGCAGACTTTCGATGAGTCGAACGCGCCAACCGTCGGTGTCTGCTCCAAGCTCGCGGCACTCGTCGACGATGCGGTGGCAGTGATGCGTGTCATGACTGGAGAGATGATCGAGCAAGCGCAACGGGCCTCCGCCACTGAGTATATCAGGCGTGTCAAGAGGCTCGGCCGATGCAATCGCGAGCCGCTGGGTAGCGATGCGTCAGAATGAATACGGATCGCGGATCTGCGGCCGCCTTCGAGGCGTTTCGGGTGTTGGCTGGCCGATGGCTTCGCGGGCAGTGGCAGCCAGAACCTGATGCAGTTTTTCGTGGAATGGCAGAGCATCGAGGCGTTCGAGGCAGTCATCGACGCGCCACGCCGGTGGCTCGCCGGTGTCGATCGCAGCGATGGCACTGTCGCCGAGCGTTTCGTACGTCGATTCAAACCACGCAACCGGGATCGGGCCGCTGAACTCGTCCTTTGACATCCGACTCTCGACGCGTTCGAGCGGCACGGGCGGCAGTACCTTGCAGCGGCAACTGATCTCACTGACCGCAACGATGGGCCACAAACCATCTCGAGTCAGCGGTTCGCGGGCCAGAGCCACGACCGCCACGCCGCGTCGCAATCCCGCCTCGCCGAGCGTGCGGGCATCCAGACCAATCAGCGGCGGCTGGACCAGATAGAACCCCGGCGCGATCGGATCGGGCACATCGGCCGGTGCCGTGACCAGACGCACAGGCCCGGCCTCGGCTGCGAGCAGGCGCAGTTGCCGCCGCGCTTCCTGAAGCGGCAGCGCGATGCGGGCGATGCGTTCAAAATCGTCGGCACGCCGCGCCTTGACCAGTGCCCGGGCCGCCAGCGACTCGGCCTCGACGTACCGAGTCTCGGCCAGAGCCTGCGAGGCTCTTTCCATCAGCACATCAATCGGATTGGTTCGTGTCACGTCGGCCATCAAACTACGTCGCTTACGCGCCGATCTGTCCCGCCTGATCGGCCAGCGCCTGAAGGAAGCGTTCCCACTGATTGGCCTCGAGGTTCATATCGATCTCCAGCACCTCGGCCAGGGCTGAAAAATCCTGAATCTGGAGCGCCCGTTTGATCTCGGTCAAGTTGTCGCTCAGCGTGTCGATGTGGGCTGGACCCGTGCGAACAGCACCGTCAGCCGCTTCGACCCGCACGCTCTCGGGATCGATCGCCCCGAGCGTCGCGCTCTTGTCCACCACGTCGCGCACGATCGCCCACGATGTCAGGGCCCGCTGGAGCGGTCCGAACGCCTCTTCGATATGCCCCGACTGGAACAGACGCACCGCTTCGGCCTGATCCGTCCGCACCTGTCCCAGCAGATCCGCCGCGTCGAGCAGCGTTGTCTGAATGAACGGCCCGGGAAGGGTCGAGAGCAGCCGCAGTTCGCCGATGCCCGCGTCATGATCCGGCGGTTCATCGAGCATCGCAGCCGGCAGCGGCGAGCCATCGGCATGCACTTCGATAATCAGCCGCCCCTGCTTTTCCGCAGCCCCCCGCCCCAGTTCGAGCGCTTCGGCCACCGATCGGGCTTCCATCTCCAGCAGCGTGTCGTCGAGTCGAATCTTCATCCCACCAGTCTACACGATCCGGCCGGGGTTGCGCAGCCCCTCGGCCGCTCATCATGATGATTTCACACCGCCCCCGACCGCAGGCTCTATATCCGCCGGCTTTATTGGCCGCCGCGGGCCAGCCTCCGCTTGTGCTTGTGGATCAGCCGCAGGTTGCGGGCATATATGACAATTCCCGTGCTTTGCCCGATCACGCCGACGATATCCACACGCCAGACGAAATACGTAAACAGGCTCATCCCCCCAATCAGACTGAACCACCAGAAGATCTCGGGCACCTGACTCTGGCCGCTCCTTTCGCTGACAACCCACTGCACAAACATGCGGCCAAAGAACGCCGCCTGCCCAATCAGCCCGATCGCAATCCAGGCGAAGTTCGTCCAACTCGTGATGTTGAAGAATCCAAGCAGCGTTCGTTCGAGCCCGGGCTTCTGGTTGAGTACCTCGGCCTGTGCGTCGAGCACATTGAGCAGGTCAACCGCTGTCAGGCTCTCGTGCACAAGGTGCGGCGGCCCGACGATGCGATAGCGGACCGGCTGGCTCCCGACTTCAACCGCCACGCGCACGCGCTCGCCGCCGATACGGACTTCATAGTCGAAGGCTTCACGCGTCAGGGTCGGCTGCAACACGAGCCACACGCCGACCGCGATCAGCGCCACCATTGCGACCACCGGACCCGGCTTCATGGGCGAGCCTCCGCAGCCGCGAGTTCGACCGCCTCGACCGGCGTGCGCCGCGAGCGCATGTAGCGCACGGCGAAACAATCGACCAGTCCCGGGATCGCTCGCTTGAGAATCCCCGCCTTGCCGTACTTCGTTTCGCCTGCCGAGCGCTGGCGATGGACGACCGGCATCTCGACGACGCGATAGCCAAGGTCGCGCGCCGTGACGGGGATGAACCGGTGCATGCCGCGCAGGTTCAGCGGGAGAGCACGTGCGACTTCGCGTTTCATCACTCGCAGCGAACACCCCGTATCGCGCACGCGATCACCGAGAATCAACCGCCGGAACACCCGCCCAACCGCGCTGGTGCGCCGCCGCATCCAGTTGTCGCGCCGCGAGCGGCTTCGGTCGCCCTGCACCA
This genomic interval from Phycisphaeraceae bacterium contains the following:
- the eno gene encoding phosphopyruvate hydratase, coding for MFDIDLVFARQILDSRGNPTVEVEVALDGGVIARAAVPSGASTGEHEAVELRDGGEAWMGKGVTQAVDNVIERIAPAIEGLDARDQEGIDAAMLELDATTNKSSLGANAILGVSMAVAKAAAEASGLPLYRYLGGTSARTLPVPMMNILNGGAHADNTVDFQEFMIQPIGFETFGEGMRAGVEIYHTLKTVLKKRKLSTAVGDEGGFAPNLATNEDALRIIEEAVAKAGYKWGEEIFVALDPAMSECYNHAAEAGKSGYKMFKSSGEILSTDDIISLWADWCDKYPIASIEDGLAENDWEGWAKLTARLGDRIQLVGDDLFVTNRMFVERGVVEACANAVLVKVNQIGTLSETFETVNFATRHGYACVLSHRSGETEDSTIADIAVATNCGQIKTGAPCRSDRNAKYNQLIRIAEELGESAVYGV
- a CDS encoding glycosyltransferase, with translation MPAIDLSVVTPAHNEEGNVAALVGEIERTFAHAGILFELIIVDDGSTDATRARALDAASGRDWVRVIAMSNTPPGRGCGQSAAFAAGFAVARGRLIATMDADLQNDPADLPAMLDLLERSGADVVQGDRSRSRRDNWMRRRTSAVGRVFRRLILGDRVRDTGCSLRVMKREVARALPLNLRGMHRFIPVTARDLGYRVVEMPVVHRQRSAGETKYGKAGILKRAIPGLVDCFAVRYMRSRRTPVEAVELAAAEARP
- a CDS encoding serine/threonine protein kinase is translated as MRPQADDRLGQPHATEESGDAVAANSPEIEELVCTDRVCTIFGQVFEAPPADRARLLDELSCGDAVLQAQVKSLLDEAEVIDREGFLDARTGTWVSRVLSGDEPEPNPPMPEVIGQYAITGVLGQGGTGIVYRGRSPAPLERDVAIKVMRSAGSPRDARRFMREVSVMASMSHPAVAQVYDSGRLSDGRWWAACALVEGKLITTAALEGRLDWSRRVDLVRQAAEGVHHAHQRGIIHRDLKPSNILVSSDDHGRSRATVIDFGVARLVGAGSARSELTEAGLVVGTLGYMSPEQIDDQDVDARSDVYALGLVLSEVLTGAPARARTSLRQMAKAAAAPVDVRLRACGGREHDLEAIMARATDPDPARRYASAQHMADDLERVLTGMPVTARKNNAAYHAQLLARRHPMASLVSLACAALLVILVINIVASRSRLAREVQDQRELIASLIVETLDRLSVLSGTAESRAAMVELLMERVQRLLPADPDNHDLQAALARLLRERGDLRYLDGDLADAMGEFGRSMALYEALHRRDPRNIELGRRYAESVVRMGDMQRVLFEGQEYLATYDAAMLIQRQLLEMDPSHIGVRDDLCWSYERLRLRYEQPEHWAEMEAWLIERLHLAEALFNDSPGRILSKYNLSSAHYRLANHYRQTRDFAACAMHTRAAMELADQLVHLQPDRSAFVEHLVLVGRNQLRLDTTANRTDQARFQLDDMLERTRQHSRLQPGNAFAEGLLAFTLSLGADMALQWGDTSRAHLLASECLEVLAGLDARGINTVENAVSARSMIRKTLTHLAEASKN
- a CDS encoding sigma-70 family RNA polymerase sigma factor, whose product is MTDAAAAVRSLAEQLHTIAVAQFALERAGHTLQPTALVSEAWLRLMRTPGAEYRTEAEFRSLAATVVRNILVDHARSRRATRRGGGMVRVPAELDEIPQFDSPREIEALHEALERLAARKPDLARIVELKFFGGLSAAQIAVQMGMTERNVRKDWTLARVLLRRLMGAAGVGPDETHTQSA
- a CDS encoding lipid-A-disaccharide synthase N-terminal domain-containing protein, coding for MKPGPVVAMVALIAVGVWLVLQPTLTREAFDYEVRIGGERVRVAVEVGSQPVRYRIVGPPHLVHESLTAVDLLNVLDAQAEVLNQKPGLERTLLGFFNITSWTNFAWIAIGLIGQAAFFGRMFVQWVVSERSGQSQVPEIFWWFSLIGGMSLFTYFVWRVDIVGVIGQSTGIVIYARNLRLIHKHKRRLARGGQ
- a CDS encoding ribulokinase, with protein sequence MSGPCVIGLDFGTSSARAIVARISDGAIIASATFDYPSGTAGVITSATDANLARQHPGDYLAAIDALLGQVACKAAASIDIASIVGIGVDATASTPIPVDAALRPLALDAAFAGDPDALAHLWKDHTAHAEAVQITAELTRSAPAHLARCGMTYSSEWFWSKILRVARTNQRVARAAATWVEQSDYIPAVLAGLSDAATMPRNVCAAGHKALYAADLGGYPPVAVLERLHPALAGVRESCAVPAVTSTTPIGTLTAPLAARCGLSPRVVIAAGGIDAHLGAIGSGVRAGSMVKIMGTSTCDILIAEAGSSLDIPGVCGVVDGSVVPGCLGIEAGQSAVGDLFDWFVRHVARSGSDAAAIARTHEELTREAARLAPGASGLVALDWNNGNRCVLVDPLLSGVLIGQTLHTTAAEIYRALIEATAFGARTIIDRLAEQGTALDTIIVCGGIAEKNPLAMQIYADAIGRPMHVAESSQACALGGAICAAVAAGAHPDMPAAIAAMTRPPSRVLVPNPAATRVYDELFAVYSALHDAFGRGHSAMDLRTAMKQLIAISRQARAAGMPS